The following DNA comes from bacterium.
CGACCACCGGCCATCCCACGCGCCTGGCGCCGCTCCGTCTCTCGGATGGTTGCCGCGGAAGCGACAATCTCTAGAAGGCGCTCTCGCGGGAGAAAGAGCACCCCATCGGCATCAGCAATGACGAGGTCGCTCGACGTCACCAGATGCGATCCAACTCTCGCCGCGTCGAACACGTCTGCGGGCCTCTGGTCGAGACGCTGCGGGCCGGTCGAAATCACGCCGAGACTGAAAAGCGGCAGGCCAATCTCCGAAATCTCCCGGCTGTCGCGATGAAGTCCCCAGATGACGATCCCGGCAAGGCCGGCGCTCTTGGCCTCCAGCGTGATGAGATCGCCGACACACGCCTCATCGAGGCGGCCATCGTTGTCGACGACCAGAATGTCTCCCGTTTCCGCTTCCTCGATCGCCTCAAGAAAGACGTCGACACTTCCAACGTGCCGCACCGGGCGCGCCCGGCCGCTTGCCCTCATCCCGGGGGCCGCGGGACGCATCGCATGTGGAGCACAGCGCACGGGCACGCCGAGACGCAGGCATGCATCCGCAAGATGCGCGGTGGTCAATTCGCCAAGCAGAATCCCGTCCTCCGCCTGTGGCAAAGACAGCCCTCCATTCATGACAACACGGCACAATAGGGCGCAGCCGTCGATCGCTTCAACCAGCCGCTGCGTCTCGAGTCACTAGCCGCACAGATCACGGATTCGCGCGGCGACCACCTCCGGCGGATCGTCCCCCACGTCGAGCCACCGGTACCGGCTGTCCGCCCGGAACCACGTCAACTGCCGCTTGGCGTAGCGCCGCGTGTTGCGTTCGAGGAGCGCCCGGCTCTCAGCCAGGGAAAGGACCCCCTCGAGATGGGGCACGATCTCCTTGTACCCCAACCCCTGGAGCGCGGGTAGCGTCTTGGGGTATCCCGCGGCACCCAACGCCCGCACCTCATTGACCAAGCCGGCTGCCAGCATCTGGTCGATGCGGAGGTGAATGCGCTCGTAGAGCTTGGCGCGGTCTACGGTGAGCGCCACCATGACGGCATCGCACGCCGCGGACCGCTCTTGGAGGGCCGAGATCGGGACCCCGGTCCTGCCGTGCACCTCGAGCGCCCGGATGGTCCGTCTGACATTGTGGGGATGAATGCGGGAGGCCGCCGCAGGATCGATCTGATCCAAACGTCGGTGCAGCGTTCCTGGGCCGCCGGCGCGCTCCTCGGCCTCCAGCGCGGCGCGAAGCGTCCAATCGGGCGGAGCGGGTGGGATCCGAAGCCCGTCCACGACGGCGCGGATATAGAGACCGGTTCCTCCGACGAGAAGCGGCAGGTGGCCTCGGGCTCGGACCGCGTCGATCGCCGCAAGGGCGCGGCGCTGGTAGAGAGCCAGCGTGACGACCTCGTCGGGCCGAGCGATGTCCAGCAAGTGATGAGGGACCCGCTCGCGATCTTCCGCGCTCGGTTTCGCGGTCCCGATGTCCATGCCGCGGTAGAGGGTCCGCGAGTCCGCCGCCACGATCTCGGCGGAGCACTGCTCGGCGAGCGCGACCGCCACCGACGTCTTTCCTACCGCGGTCGGACCCGCGATGACGATGAGAGGCGGGCTTCCCATGGCCCGCGCTAGCGGCGTCGGCGCGGTCCGGCGGCCTTCGCCGGGGCCCCCCTCGCAGCGGCTATAGGGGGGGTGACCCCGACGGCCGGAGGGCGGTGCGGCCGGGCGTCGAGCCAGATAAACTGACGGGGAGGGGATCGGCGATCCATTTCGTAGAACGCCCGATAGAGGGTGCGGGCGATCTCGACCGCCCGCGCCGCGTTTTCGGCGGACAGCAGTGCTTCGACCCTGGTCTCCCCACCCCGGTTCGTCCCCTGCACCTCTTCGTATTCGCCTTTGTAATGGGTGAGCATGTTCCGCCAACTTCGGAGGGTGGACAGCGCCCGCAGTTCCTCTCCCTCATCCTTGAACGTCTTCCCCGTTTTGCTGACGAGGCGCGTGACCTCCATCCATTTCCCCTCAGGCGACATGCGATCGTAATGACGGTACCGGCTCCCGAGCCGGTCTCCGCCGACCATGTTGATGAACGCCTCGAGCGCGAGGAAGGACATCAGGATCGAGACGAGGCTGTGGGTCTGCTCACCCTCGCGGTTTGGCGGGGCGCTCCGCGCACACCGTGCCGCCGCCTCCGCATGCTCGCGTGCCAGGGCGAACATCGTCTGCTCCAGATGGGTGCGCTCCCAGATCTGTTCGCCCGAGTCGGGGGCGGGCGAAGACCCGCGCGGCGGCGACGCGGCCGGCGGGGATGCCTAACCAGCTGAGGGAGTCGCAGGGGCCGGATGGGCGGGGGCCGCGTGGGCGGGGCCCGTGTGGACGGGGGCCGCTGCTGCAGGTGCACTCGCAGATCGACGGCGACGCCGCCGGCGGCTACGCGTCATGCTCCTTGAGTTCGGCGGGGGTCAGGGGGACCCTGCCGTGGGACGACGAAGAAAGACTGCGGCCATGGATGAACTCACTCCCATGATGCGTCAGTATCGGGCGCTCAGAGATCAGCATCCCAACGCGATTCTCCTCTTTCGGCTCGGAGACTTTTTCGAGGCGTTCTTCGACGATGCGCACGTGGTAGCGCGGGAGTTGCAGTTGACACTCACGAGCCGGCCGGTCGCGAAGGGCCAGCGGATCCCGATGTGCGGCATCCCCCACCACGCGCTCCCCCCCTACCTGCGCCGCCTGATCGACCGCGGGCATCGGGTGGCGATCTGCGATCAGGTCGAAGATCCGCACGCGACCAAGACCCTCGTCCGGCGCGAGGTCGTGCGCGTCGTGACGCCGGGGACGGTGATCGAAGATGACCTGCTCAGCGCCCGCGAGAACAATTTCCTCGGGGCCGTGGCGTCGAGCGAGGATGGATGGGGCGTGGCGCTTGCCGACCTGTCGACGGGAGAGTTCTTCGCGACGGAAGGCGACAGCCCGACCGACCTCCAGGCCACGCTCGCCCTCTGGCATCCTCGTGAACTGCTCATCCCCGATGACTCCGCCCCCTCCGCGCTGTTGGCCGACGCGACGGCGACGGCGTACGATGCCCGCCATTTCGATCCAACGGCGGCGGCCGCGGCGCTGCGCCGACACCTCGGGGTCGCATCGCTGGACGCGTTCGGGTTGTCGGAAGCGCCTCTCGCGACCGGGGCCGCCGGAGCCCTCGTCCAGTACCTCAAAGACACGCAAAAAGGACCGCTGCCGCATCTTCGCACGGTGCGCCTGATTCCCCGAGGGGCGGGGATGCTGCTCGACACCGCGACAGAACGCGCGTTGGGATTGTGGTCGGGGTCGCACGACGCGAGACAGCGGGCCACGCTGCTCGACGTGCTCGACCTGACGGACACGCCCATGGGCGCGCGTCTGCTCCGCCGCTGGCTCCAGCAGCCCCTGCTCGATCTGTCCCGGATCACCGCCCGGCTCGATGCGGTCGAAGCGTTCGTATCGGGGGCAGCCGCGCGAGAGCGCCTCCGCGCCACCCTGAGACCACTCGGGGACATCGAGCGCCTCTCCGGCCGCTTGAGCCACGAAGCGGGGACCCCCAGAGATCTCGCCGCCCTGCGCACCGCCCTCGAGGCGTTGCCCGCGATCGCGCCGTCCCTGCTGGGCTTGACCGCCGCCGCGATCTCGGCGCTCGCCCCCCAGCTTGCGATCCCGCCCGACCTGGCGGAGCTACTTCAGCAAGGGCTGGTCGATGCGCCTTCGCCGTCGCCCAAGGAGGGCGGGCTGATCCGGCCCGGGTTCGATCCGGAGGTCGACACCCTTCGCGAAGGGAGCCGGGCCGCGCGGGAATGGATCGCCGGGCTCGAAGCCGCCGAGCGGGCGCGCACGGGAATCCGCAGTCTCAAGGTCGGCTACAATCAAGTGATCGGCTATTATATCGAAGTCAGCAAAGCCAATGAGCATCTCGTGCCCCACGACTACGTTCGCAAGGCCACGCTGGTCAACGCCGAGCGATACATCACGGCCGAG
Coding sequences within:
- a CDS encoding RraA family protein, encoding MPQAEDGILLGELTTAHLADACLRLGVPVRCAPHAMRPAAPGMRASGRARPVRHVGSVDVFLEAIEEAETGDILVVDNDGRLDEACVGDLITLEAKSAGLAGIVIWGLHRDSREISEIGLPLFSLGVISTGPQRLDQRPADVFDAARVGSHLVTSSDLVIADADGVLFLPRERLLEIVASAATIRETERRQARGMAGGR
- the miaA gene encoding tRNA (adenosine(37)-N6)-dimethylallyltransferase MiaA: MGSPPLIVIAGPTAVGKTSVAVALAEQCSAEIVAADSRTLYRGMDIGTAKPSAEDRERVPHHLLDIARPDEVVTLALYQRRALAAIDAVRARGHLPLLVGGTGLYIRAVVDGLRIPPAPPDWTLRAALEAEERAGGPGTLHRRLDQIDPAAASRIHPHNVRRTIRALEVHGRTGVPISALQERSAACDAVMVALTVDRAKLYERIHLRIDQMLAAGLVNEVRALGAAGYPKTLPALQGLGYKEIVPHLEGVLSLAESRALLERNTRRYAKRQLTWFRADSRYRWLDVGDDPPEVVAARIRDLCG
- the mutS gene encoding DNA mismatch repair protein MutS, translated to MGRRRKTAAMDELTPMMRQYRALRDQHPNAILLFRLGDFFEAFFDDAHVVARELQLTLTSRPVAKGQRIPMCGIPHHALPPYLRRLIDRGHRVAICDQVEDPHATKTLVRREVVRVVTPGTVIEDDLLSARENNFLGAVASSEDGWGVALADLSTGEFFATEGDSPTDLQATLALWHPRELLIPDDSAPSALLADATATAYDARHFDPTAAAAALRRHLGVASLDAFGLSEAPLATGAAGALVQYLKDTQKGPLPHLRTVRLIPRGAGMLLDTATERALGLWSGSHDARQRATLLDVLDLTDTPMGARLLRRWLQQPLLDLSRITARLDAVEAFVSGAAARERLRATLRPLGDIERLSGRLSHEAGTPRDLAALRTALEALPAIAPSLLGLTAAAISALAPQLAIPPDLAELLQQGLVDAPSPSPKEGGLIRPGFDPEVDTLREGSRAAREWIAGLEAAERARTGIRSLKVGYNQVIGYYIEVSKANEHLVPHDYVRKATLVNAERYITAELKDREALILTAQDRIAAREYTVFCQLRDAVRARIAPLLAAASAVAELDVFAALAEAAVRYRYVRPRLTEARTLRIVEGRHPIVEQAIGAPRFVPNDLTLGAGERDILIVTGPNFGGKSTYIRQAALIAILAQTGSFVPAAEAEVGLVDRIFTRVGATDDLAAGRSTFLNEMIEVARILTQATPRSLVILDEVGRGTSTYDGMSLAWAVVEDLHDRVGARTLFATHYHELTELASQLARCANVQVLVQEQGQDIVFLHRVADGAAESSYGIHVARLAGVPESVVQRAREVIKGLEGTAASQAGQRSPRRRGPSRSQQLPLPLPSPVEDALLRADLSRMTPLDALNFLSGLRALAEQGDAGSRRDAAPSTDPPAGSRSPGTVIPFPKPPGAAPRP